In a genomic window of Sphingomonas koreensis:
- a CDS encoding M1 family metallopeptidase, protein MRGRGINQLLTAGLILLCSPALAQKGEPPITPVTMRSGGEIEPERAALKIEHVELDVRIDPERRFLSGLAQLTLSTRIAQTRLLIDLDKNFEVSEIIIDGAALKTGSWRNPDGRLVIDLPRPVAAGGRIVARIRYAGRPHEAVNAPWDDGIVWSSWQGKPWIATTAQGYGCDLFWPCLDFPAGEVPEIRLRITAPSGTKAIANGKLESVSPPVRGVGEWRWVAKNINPYLVAINIGPYGEIKGAYDSKFGNKVPLHLWHLTGKERQARGLFAEFAPTLDFFESVIGPFPFADEKLGVVETPHMGMEHQTANAYGNDYKKDETGFDWLFQHELAHEWFGNQMTAANWDDFWLHEGYGQYMQPLYGQWREGEARYAAMMAHQRKFVLNGKPLVSGKVRTSDDVYQAERGGPGQDIYYKGAWVLHTLRYLIGDKPFFDATRRLVYGRPDPKPGNFKPRFTSTPEFEQLMNAAGGRDLTWFFDIYLREAALPELIETRTGDTLNLQWKTPRTAPFPLPVEIAVNGETRKLAMAGGSETIRVPASAHVVIDPMARILRRSAAIEAMQRR, encoded by the coding sequence GTGCGGGGGCGTGGCATCAATCAGCTGTTGACTGCCGGACTGATTCTCCTGTGTTCCCCGGCACTTGCCCAGAAGGGCGAACCGCCGATCACGCCGGTGACGATGCGTTCGGGCGGCGAGATCGAGCCGGAGCGTGCGGCACTCAAGATAGAACATGTCGAACTCGATGTTCGGATCGACCCCGAACGGCGATTCCTTTCCGGGCTCGCGCAACTGACACTCTCGACACGCATCGCACAGACCCGCCTGCTGATCGACCTCGACAAGAATTTCGAAGTTTCAGAGATCATTATAGACGGTGCAGCCCTGAAGACCGGAAGCTGGCGCAACCCCGACGGGCGGCTGGTGATCGATCTGCCAAGGCCGGTCGCGGCGGGCGGCAGGATCGTCGCCAGGATCCGCTATGCCGGGCGCCCGCACGAAGCGGTCAACGCACCCTGGGACGACGGCATCGTCTGGTCGAGCTGGCAGGGCAAGCCGTGGATCGCAACCACCGCGCAAGGCTATGGCTGCGACCTGTTCTGGCCGTGTCTCGACTTCCCGGCCGGCGAAGTACCGGAGATCCGCCTCAGGATCACCGCTCCCTCCGGCACAAAGGCGATCGCCAACGGCAAGCTGGAGTCCGTCTCACCTCCAGTCCGCGGCGTGGGAGAGTGGCGGTGGGTCGCGAAGAACATCAACCCCTATCTCGTCGCGATCAACATCGGCCCCTATGGCGAGATCAAGGGGGCGTACGACAGCAAGTTCGGCAACAAGGTGCCGCTGCATCTGTGGCACCTGACCGGCAAGGAGCGCCAGGCGCGGGGCCTGTTCGCCGAATTCGCGCCGACGCTCGATTTCTTCGAGAGCGTGATCGGCCCCTTCCCCTTCGCCGACGAGAAGCTGGGCGTGGTCGAGACGCCGCACATGGGCATGGAGCACCAGACGGCCAACGCCTATGGCAACGACTATAAGAAGGACGAGACCGGGTTCGACTGGCTGTTCCAGCACGAGCTGGCGCACGAATGGTTCGGCAACCAGATGACCGCGGCCAATTGGGACGATTTCTGGCTGCACGAAGGCTATGGCCAGTACATGCAGCCGCTCTACGGCCAGTGGCGCGAGGGCGAGGCCCGCTATGCCGCGATGATGGCGCACCAGCGCAAGTTCGTCCTCAACGGCAAGCCGCTGGTGTCGGGCAAGGTCCGTACATCGGACGACGTCTATCAGGCCGAACGGGGCGGCCCCGGCCAGGACATCTACTACAAGGGCGCGTGGGTGCTGCACACGCTGCGCTACCTGATCGGCGACAAGCCGTTCTTCGACGCAACCCGTCGGCTGGTTTATGGCCGGCCCGACCCGAAGCCGGGCAATTTCAAGCCGCGCTTCACCTCGACGCCCGAGTTCGAGCAGCTGATGAACGCAGCGGGCGGGCGCGACCTTACCTGGTTCTTCGACATCTATCTGCGCGAGGCAGCGCTGCCCGAGCTGATCGAGACGCGCACCGGCGACACGCTCAATTTGCAGTGGAAGACGCCGCGTACGGCCCCCTTCCCGCTCCCGGTCGAGATCGCGGTGAATGGCGAGACGCGCAAGCTGGCGATGGCGGGCGGCAGCGAGACGATCCGTGTGCCCGCGAGCGCGCATGTGGTGATCGACCCGATGGCCCGCATCCTGCGGCGGAGCGCGGCGATCGAGGCGA
- the lon gene encoding endopeptidase La gives MKSTYPVLPLRDIVVFPHMIVPLFVGRDKSVAALEAAMNDDKEIFLVAQLDPANDDPGRDDLYEIGVSAEVMQLLKLPDGTVRVLVAGKERGKLEGMEETGGFLTATVSPVDEKTVEGNEIQALMRSAVDQFENYAKLNRKLPAETAVQLGEIEEASRLADAIAGNIAVKVADKQSLLVETDPQKRLEMVFAFMEGELGVLQVEKKIRSRVKRQMEKTQREYYLNEQLKAIQRELGNEGEEGEGDEIAELTQKIATLKLSKEARAKAQGELKKLKTMAPMSAEATVVRNYLDVLLGLPWGKKSKLKKDLVEAEAVLDADHYGLEKVKDRIVEYLAVQARTNKLKGPILCLVGPPGVGKTSLGKSIAKATGREFIRQSLGGVRDEAEIRGHRRTYIGSLPGKVVSNLKKAGTSNPLFLLDEIDKLGQDFRGDPASALLEVLDPEQNSKFNDHYLEIDVDLSDVMFVTTANSLNLPQPLLDRMEIIRLEGYTEDEKVEIARRHLIEKQIEAHGLKEGEFTLTDEGLRALIQKYTREAGVRTLEREIAKLARKALRKILEGKAESVTITPDNLSEFAGVQKYRHGLGEDENQIGAVTGLAWTEVGGELLTIESVTVPGKGAIKTTGKLGDVMKESVEAAFSFIKARSPAYGIKPSIFARKDIHIHLPEGAVPKDGPSAGIGIVTAIVSTLTGVPVRKDVAMTGEVTLRGRVLPIGGLKEKLLAALRGGITTVLIPQENEKDLAEIPANIREGLTIVPVSHVDAVLKLALTEPLAAIDWTEADELAAQPPVSTSGSEPLRH, from the coding sequence ATGAAGTCCACCTATCCCGTCCTTCCGCTTCGCGACATCGTCGTGTTTCCGCACATGATCGTGCCGTTGTTCGTCGGCCGCGACAAGTCGGTCGCCGCGCTCGAAGCGGCGATGAACGACGACAAGGAAATCTTCCTCGTCGCCCAGCTCGACCCTGCCAATGACGATCCCGGCCGCGACGACCTCTACGAGATCGGCGTCTCGGCGGAGGTCATGCAGCTGCTCAAGCTGCCCGATGGCACGGTACGCGTGCTGGTGGCGGGCAAGGAGCGCGGCAAGCTCGAGGGGATGGAGGAGACCGGCGGTTTCCTCACCGCGACCGTTTCGCCGGTCGATGAGAAGACCGTCGAAGGGAACGAGATCCAGGCGCTGATGCGCTCGGCGGTCGATCAGTTCGAGAATTACGCCAAGCTCAACCGCAAGCTGCCCGCCGAAACCGCGGTCCAGCTCGGCGAGATCGAAGAGGCTTCGCGCCTCGCCGACGCGATCGCCGGGAATATTGCGGTCAAGGTCGCGGACAAGCAGTCGCTGCTGGTCGAGACCGACCCGCAGAAGCGGCTCGAAATGGTGTTCGCCTTCATGGAGGGCGAGCTCGGCGTGCTCCAGGTCGAGAAGAAGATCCGTTCGCGCGTGAAGCGCCAGATGGAGAAGACCCAGCGCGAATATTACCTCAACGAGCAGCTGAAGGCGATCCAGCGCGAGCTGGGTAACGAAGGCGAGGAAGGCGAAGGCGACGAGATCGCCGAACTGACCCAGAAGATCGCCACGCTCAAGCTCAGCAAGGAAGCGCGCGCCAAGGCGCAGGGCGAGCTCAAGAAGCTCAAGACCATGGCGCCGATGAGCGCCGAGGCGACCGTCGTGCGCAACTATCTCGACGTGCTGCTCGGCCTGCCCTGGGGCAAGAAGTCGAAGCTCAAGAAGGATCTGGTCGAGGCCGAAGCGGTGCTCGACGCGGACCACTATGGCCTTGAAAAGGTCAAGGACCGCATCGTCGAGTATCTCGCGGTGCAGGCGCGCACCAACAAATTGAAGGGCCCGATCCTGTGCCTCGTCGGTCCTCCCGGCGTCGGCAAGACCTCGCTCGGCAAGTCGATCGCCAAGGCGACCGGGCGCGAGTTCATCCGCCAGTCGCTGGGCGGCGTACGAGACGAGGCCGAGATCCGCGGCCACCGCCGCACCTATATCGGCTCGCTGCCGGGCAAGGTCGTGTCGAACCTGAAAAAGGCCGGCACCAGCAACCCGTTGTTCCTGCTCGACGAGATCGACAAGCTCGGCCAGGATTTCCGCGGCGACCCCGCCTCGGCGCTGCTCGAGGTGCTCGACCCCGAACAGAACAGCAAATTCAACGACCACTATCTGGAAATTGACGTCGATCTTTCGGACGTGATGTTCGTTACGACCGCCAACTCCTTGAATTTGCCGCAGCCTTTGCTCGATCGAATGGAGATCATCCGGCTCGAAGGCTATACCGAGGACGAGAAGGTCGAGATTGCCAGGCGTCACCTGATCGAAAAGCAGATCGAGGCGCATGGCCTCAAGGAAGGCGAGTTCACCCTCACCGACGAGGGGCTGCGCGCGCTGATCCAGAAATACACGCGCGAGGCGGGCGTCCGTACCCTGGAGCGTGAGATCGCCAAGCTCGCCCGCAAGGCGCTGCGCAAGATTCTGGAGGGCAAGGCGGAGAGCGTGACGATCACGCCCGACAATCTCTCCGAGTTCGCCGGCGTGCAGAAGTACCGCCACGGCCTGGGCGAGGACGAGAACCAGATCGGTGCCGTCACTGGCCTTGCCTGGACCGAGGTGGGCGGCGAGCTGCTGACGATCGAAAGCGTGACGGTGCCCGGCAAGGGCGCGATCAAGACCACCGGCAAGCTCGGCGACGTGATGAAGGAATCGGTCGAGGCCGCGTTCAGCTTCATCAAGGCGCGCAGCCCGGCCTATGGCATCAAGCCGAGCATCTTCGCGCGCAAGGATATCCATATCCATCTGCCCGAAGGCGCGGTGCCGAAGGATGGCCCGTCGGCCGGCATCGGCATCGTCACCGCGATCGTCTCGACCCTCACTGGCGTGCCGGTGCGCAAGGATGTCGCGATGACCGGCGAGGTTACGCTGCGCGGCCGCGTGTTGCCGATCGGCGGCCTGAAGGAGAAGCTGCTGGCAGCGCTTCGCGGGGGCATCACCACCGTGCTGATCCCGCAGGAGAATGAGAAGGACCTCGCCGAGATCCCCGCAAACATCCGCGAGGGTCTGACGATCGTTCCGGTGAGCCATGTCGATGCGGTGCTCAAGCTCGCGCTGACCGAGCCGCTGGCCGCGATAGACTGGACCGAAGCGGATGAGCTGGCCGCGCAACCGCCGGTCTCCACTTCGGGTAGCGAGCCGCTTCGGCACTAG
- a CDS encoding HU family DNA-binding protein, with the protein MNKQELIATVADTAGLSKGDASKAVEAVFDAVTTALKKGDEVRLVGFGTFSVSKRKASTGRNPRTGEPMPIKASSQPKFKAGKGLKDAVN; encoded by the coding sequence ATGAACAAGCAGGAACTGATCGCGACGGTCGCTGACACCGCGGGGCTCAGCAAGGGCGATGCGAGCAAGGCCGTGGAAGCGGTCTTCGACGCGGTCACCACCGCACTCAAGAAGGGCGATGAAGTTCGTCTCGTCGGCTTCGGCACGTTTTCGGTTTCGAAGCGCAAGGCGTCGACCGGCCGTAACCCGCGCACCGGCGAGCCGATGCCGATCAAGGCTTCGTCGCAGCCCAAGTTCAAGGCCGGCAAGGGCCTGAAGGACGCGGTCAACTGA
- a CDS encoding TonB-dependent receptor domain-containing protein: protein MTKRLAFGTLLLVSTQLVSPAALAQDATTPPAAPAQTQPEAQAEPQAEETVDVSAPGFDADAGQEIVVTGRNIPNVIRATPQVVSVLSAEDIARTGEGDIAGALTRVTGLSVVGNGFVFVRGLGDRYSSSMLNGSPLPSPEPLKRTVPLDIFPTTIVGSALVQKTYSVNYPGEFGGGVINLTTRAVPEESFIQFGGSVAFDTVSTSELGYVYDGGRLDTLGYDTGERDVPDFIRSGGLTTPVFTSAQTASLTNAQTTLVEANYHIPPNWNGDVNFGHSVDVGSVRLGVIASASVSNTFRTRDAIQQDTTDTNGALRSDFRSVLTDNRAVVNGLLGFGAEFGEHKLRWTNVYIHDTLKQARMSAATVYPNSSGDLVLQQNTNWFERQLINTQIAGEFKFDDFKIDLRGSYANTERNAPYERYFSYRFDKTAAGGQGAWVNSLNRLGEGATIAFSELSEDLWSGQADIAYKLPTARPITVSAGYFYSDTQRESFRYDFRYRTYLGGGIDTPWSYLRPDLLLSYDSIMGACANPAGDGCIRLVNLSGAEGAAAYQANLRIHAGYLQAEGEIADGLRATVGVRYEDAEEKVTTSSAQFAGTTLANSYWLPAATVTWNFAPDMQLRLHGSKTIARPQFRELAPQVYRDFESDRLFFGNPQLRDSELKNFEARYEWFMPKGQRITVAGFYKDIKNPTEQVAFFPTNESPLQTGFSYAPSAKLYGAEFEAVKYIPLDTLGEGFFATRRLMLSLNYTYTQSEIKADDTLVPSPIQSGSGVARMLPANLIFRDGAPLTGQSDHLVNFQFGIEDTESLSQLTLLLNYASERVTNRGPNLLPDIIEKPGFRLDVVARQGFKVMGGEFEVKFEGRNLTGTKYNEYQDFGDNGLVYINRYRLGRVFSIGASAKF, encoded by the coding sequence ATGACCAAGCGTCTCGCATTTGGAACCCTGCTCCTCGTCTCGACCCAGCTGGTGTCGCCGGCGGCGCTGGCACAGGACGCCACTACCCCGCCCGCAGCTCCCGCGCAGACCCAGCCGGAGGCTCAGGCCGAACCCCAGGCGGAAGAGACCGTTGATGTCTCGGCTCCGGGCTTCGATGCCGATGCCGGCCAGGAAATCGTCGTCACAGGCCGCAACATCCCCAACGTCATTCGCGCGACGCCGCAGGTGGTGTCGGTCCTGTCGGCCGAGGACATCGCCCGCACGGGTGAAGGCGACATCGCCGGCGCGCTGACCCGAGTCACTGGCCTCAGCGTCGTCGGCAACGGCTTCGTCTTCGTCCGCGGCCTGGGCGATCGCTATTCCTCGTCGATGCTCAACGGCTCGCCGCTGCCTTCGCCGGAGCCTCTCAAGCGCACCGTTCCGCTCGACATCTTCCCGACGACGATCGTCGGATCGGCGCTGGTCCAGAAGACCTATTCGGTGAACTATCCGGGCGAATTCGGCGGCGGCGTGATCAACCTCACCACTCGCGCCGTGCCCGAGGAGAGCTTCATCCAGTTCGGCGGATCGGTTGCGTTCGACACCGTCAGCACCAGCGAGCTGGGTTATGTCTATGACGGCGGCCGCCTCGATACGCTGGGCTACGACACTGGCGAGCGCGACGTCCCCGACTTCATCCGCTCCGGCGGGCTCACCACGCCGGTCTTCACATCGGCACAGACCGCTTCGCTCACCAACGCCCAGACCACCCTGGTCGAGGCCAATTATCACATCCCGCCGAACTGGAACGGCGATGTGAATTTCGGCCATTCGGTCGATGTCGGTTCGGTCCGCCTCGGCGTGATCGCTTCTGCAAGCGTCAGCAACACCTTCCGCACGCGTGACGCCATTCAGCAGGACACGACCGACACCAATGGCGCACTGCGCAGCGATTTCCGCAGCGTCTTGACCGACAACCGCGCGGTGGTGAACGGTCTGCTCGGCTTCGGCGCCGAGTTCGGCGAGCACAAGCTGCGCTGGACCAACGTCTATATCCACGACACGCTGAAGCAGGCGCGGATGAGCGCTGCTACGGTCTATCCGAACAGCAGCGGCGATCTGGTGCTTCAGCAAAACACCAACTGGTTCGAACGCCAGCTGATCAACACGCAGATCGCGGGCGAGTTCAAGTTCGACGATTTCAAGATCGACCTGCGCGGCAGCTACGCCAACACCGAGCGCAACGCGCCATATGAGCGCTATTTCAGCTACCGCTTCGACAAGACCGCAGCAGGTGGGCAGGGCGCCTGGGTCAACAGCCTCAACCGTCTTGGCGAAGGCGCGACGATCGCATTCAGCGAATTGAGCGAGGATCTGTGGAGCGGCCAGGCCGACATCGCCTACAAGCTTCCCACGGCGCGCCCGATCACCGTCTCGGCAGGCTATTTCTACAGCGACACGCAGCGCGAATCGTTCCGCTACGACTTCCGTTACCGCACGTATCTCGGCGGCGGCATCGACACGCCGTGGAGCTATCTGCGTCCCGATCTACTCCTGTCCTACGACTCGATCATGGGCGCCTGCGCCAATCCGGCAGGCGATGGCTGCATCCGGTTGGTGAACCTCTCCGGCGCCGAAGGCGCTGCAGCCTATCAGGCCAACCTGCGTATCCATGCCGGTTATCTACAAGCCGAAGGCGAGATCGCCGATGGCCTGCGCGCCACGGTCGGCGTCCGCTACGAGGACGCCGAGGAGAAGGTGACCACAAGTTCGGCGCAGTTCGCGGGTACGACGCTGGCGAACAGCTATTGGCTGCCTGCGGCGACGGTAACGTGGAACTTCGCGCCCGACATGCAGCTCCGCCTGCACGGGTCGAAGACGATCGCCCGCCCGCAGTTCCGCGAGCTGGCGCCGCAGGTCTATCGCGATTTCGAATCCGACCGCCTGTTCTTCGGCAACCCGCAGCTGCGTGACTCCGAACTCAAGAATTTCGAAGCGCGCTACGAGTGGTTCATGCCCAAGGGGCAGCGGATCACGGTCGCGGGCTTCTACAAGGACATCAAGAACCCGACCGAACAGGTCGCATTCTTCCCGACCAACGAATCGCCGCTCCAGACCGGCTTCTCCTATGCGCCTTCGGCGAAGCTCTATGGCGCCGAGTTCGAGGCGGTGAAGTACATTCCACTCGACACATTGGGCGAGGGTTTCTTTGCGACCCGCCGTCTGATGCTGTCGCTCAACTACACCTATACCCAGTCCGAGATTAAGGCGGACGACACGCTGGTGCCGAGCCCGATTCAAAGCGGTAGCGGCGTCGCGAGGATGCTGCCCGCCAACCTGATCTTCCGCGACGGCGCGCCATTGACCGGCCAGTCGGACCACCTCGTCAACTTCCAGTTCGGGATCGAGGATACCGAATCGCTCTCGCAGCTGACCCTGCTGCTCAACTATGCGAGCGAGCGTGTGACCAATCGCGGCCCGAACCTGCTGCCCGACATCATCGAAAAGCCGGGCTTCCGCCTCGATGTGGTCGCGCGCCAGGGCTTCAAGGTGATGGGCGGCGAGTTCGAGGTTAAGTTCGAGGGCCGCAACCTCACCGGCACCAAGTACAACGAATATCAGGATTTCGGCGACAACGGTCTGGTTTACATCAACCGCTATCGTCTGGGCCGCGTCTTCAGCATCGGTGCCAGCGCGAAGTTCTGA
- a CDS encoding prolyl hydroxylase family protein, with protein sequence MIASSGYPIEPVIERLSAQPGIQKVPSPKLTLFVRKNFLEPELCARLIALIDTNRRPSTVSDYNGDAAFRTSETCDLSADLAETEEVNRLVTAFTGLDPAHGEPLQGQRYEVGQEFKAHTDYFEPTGVDFEKFCSVAGQRTWTVMIYLNDVEAGGATRFKAIDKIIQPETGKLLAWSNLRPDGTPNPTTLHHAMKVRAGLKYVITKWFRERPWG encoded by the coding sequence ATGATCGCATCCTCAGGCTATCCCATCGAACCGGTTATCGAGCGGCTTTCGGCGCAGCCGGGCATCCAGAAAGTGCCGAGCCCCAAGCTGACGCTGTTCGTGCGCAAGAACTTCCTCGAGCCCGAATTGTGCGCACGGCTGATCGCACTGATCGACACGAACCGGCGCCCATCGACCGTCTCCGACTATAATGGCGACGCGGCGTTCCGGACGAGCGAGACCTGCGACCTGTCAGCCGATCTTGCCGAGACGGAGGAGGTGAATCGGCTGGTCACCGCATTCACCGGGCTCGATCCCGCGCATGGCGAGCCGCTGCAGGGGCAGCGCTACGAGGTTGGCCAGGAGTTCAAGGCGCATACCGACTATTTCGAACCGACCGGTGTCGACTTCGAGAAATTCTGCTCGGTCGCGGGGCAACGCACCTGGACCGTGATGATCTACCTCAACGACGTCGAGGCGGGCGGCGCGACGCGGTTCAAGGCAATCGACAAGATCATCCAGCCCGAGACCGGCAAGCTGCTCGCGTGGAGCAACCTGCGCCCCGACGGCACCCCCAACCCCACCACGCTGCACCATGCGATGAAGGTTCGCGCGGGTCTGAAGTACGTCATCACCAAATGGTTTCGCGAACGCCCCTGGGGATAG